The proteins below are encoded in one region of Nilaparvata lugens isolate BPH chromosome X, ASM1435652v1, whole genome shotgun sequence:
- the LOC120355048 gene encoding uncharacterized protein LOC120355048: MSSSSSTSSSFILPDSPPAQERILNYWQQKAALAADTSAAAAAPSPLTVELPSPGEIVLGDSPVQHFAPPATWAPRRAVLTTLSNNIKQKQGKRRLVFDEPEVSGDEDETIFSQTKKRAVEDSSSLVPLMKEVQRAEEEDEGGEMDFVQIINQPAPKPWVPPQRRGQRTHLMFR; the protein is encoded by the exons ATGAGTTCGTCATCATCAACCTCGTCCTCATTCATCCTCCCAGATAGCCCACCGGCACAGGAGCGTATCCTCAACTACTGGCAGCAGAAAGCTGCCCTCGCTGCCGACACCTCCGCTGCTGCAGCTGCTCCTTCTCCACTCACCGTGGAACTGCCATCGCCTGGGGAGATTGTACTGGGTGACAGTCCAGTTCAGCACTTTGCTCCACCTGCTACCTGGGCACCGCGGCGTGCGGTGCTAACAACGCTGAGCAACAACATCAAGCAGAAGCAGGGGAAGAGGAGGTTGGTGTTTGATGAGCCTGAGGTTAGTGGGGATGAGGACGAGACAATCTTctcacaaacaaag aaacgtgcggTGGAGGACAGCTCATCACTTGTCCCCTTGATGAAGGAAGTGCAGCGggcagaggaggaggatgagggggGTGAGATGGACTTTGTTCAGATCATCAATCAGCCCGCGCCCAAACCCTGGGTGCCACCACAGAGAAGAGGACAGAGAACTCATCTAATGTTTCGCTAA